In Candidatus Zixiibacteriota bacterium, one genomic interval encodes:
- a CDS encoding rubrerythrin family protein: MSKTEENLKAAFAGESQARNKYQFWAKVAKKEGYHYIAKIFEETAANEMRHAKDEFALLDGIGDTAANLQAAAEGEHYETVEMYPTFAKEAAEEGNKKAAALFKLIAKIEAHHRDRYRKLLEMVKTGTVYKRDEPIKWKCSVCGYIHEGTEPPGKCPCCAHGLEHFEPANMDF, translated from the coding sequence ATGAGCAAGACAGAGGAAAACTTAAAAGCCGCCTTCGCCGGTGAATCGCAGGCCCGTAACAAGTACCAATTCTGGGCGAAAGTAGCCAAGAAAGAGGGCTACCACTATATCGCCAAGATTTTTGAAGAAACAGCGGCCAACGAGATGCGTCACGCCAAAGACGAATTCGCCCTGCTCGACGGAATCGGCGACACTGCCGCCAACCTGCAGGCAGCCGCCGAGGGTGAACATTACGAGACAGTCGAGATGTATCCGACTTTCGCCAAGGAAGCAGCCGAAGAGGGCAACAAGAAAGCGGCGGCGCTATTCAAACTGATCGCCAAGATCGAAGCCCACCATCGAGACCGGTACCGAAAGCTTCTTGAGATGGTCAAGACCGGGACGGTGTACAAGCGCGACGAGCCGATCAAGTGGAAATGTTCGGTCTGCGGATACATTCATGAAGGCACCGAGCCACCGGGCAAGTGTCCCTGCTGCGCTCATGGACTTGAGCATTTCGAGCCAGCCAATATGGATTTTTAG